The window tttttttttcctaaaaagtattttccaatGATAGCatacttttctgctttctgtttttcctctcacCAAGGCATGATGGCATCGAAGGCTGCAGCTCCGGAGGGGGGGCGGGGGGGCGGGCGGATTTCAAGGATGGGAGGGTctgcagggaggggaggggggtaataataataataaagtgaagccgaaattaaaaatacagacaagCTCTGGCCTTTGCGTGACGCTGCAGCCCGCAGGTGCTGGGGGGGCCGCGGTGCCCCGGGCGGTGCAGCGCTGCGGCTGCCCCACGCTGGGGGGGATTCGGCTCCGTTCGCCCCGTTGCTGCCCCACTGCGACCCCCAGGCCCTCAGAAGCCGTTCCCGCTGATGTTGATGGACTGCAGGTCGGCCACCTGCATGACGTTGATGCCGCTGCCGGCCAGGCGGGCGATGCCGTCGGGGCAGATGGCTTCCATGGCCACCATGTTGGTGGCGATGAGGGCCGACGGCGTGGGTCCGCCGCTGCCTTCCGACGGAGCCCCCGTGTCCATGGGGACGGCGGAGACGTTCATGGCCACGCTGTTGGCCGCGCCGCCTTTCTTGTTCTGGTGGGTCTTGATGTGCTTGGAGAGGTGGTCGCTGCGCATGAAGCGTTTGGGGCACTCCGGGCAGGCGAATTTCTTCTCCcctggaagagaagagagagagaattgcAGAAGCGCAgcgtggttgggttggaagggacttaaaGGTTGTGGAATGATGGAGcgggttgggttggaagggtcctaAGACTGTAAAACCATAAAGGTCCCAGAGCCATGtcatggttgggttgggaaggtcctgaaagatcacagaactgagggatggttgggttgggaaggtcctgaaagatcacagaactgAGGGAtgattgggttggaaaggtcctgaAAGATCACAGACCCATAGGATGgttaggttggaagggtccttaaagatcatagaaccaaggaatggttgggttggaagggacctcaaagattatagaatggcttggattgggAGGGTTCTGAAAAATCATAGAAGGGCTTGAAGTtgggtccttaaagatcacagaacagttCCCCACccactttttctccttttatttcccCTCTCCCCAACAGAAAGCCCAAAGGAGAGCTCCGAGCCCCCCGGATGGGCTCCCCAGCAGCACCGAGCCCCCCACACCGCCCCCCACCCCAGGCCTTACCCGTGTGCGTGCGCTTGTGCCTCTGCAGCTCATCGGAGCGGGTGAAGCGCTTCCCGCACAGCATCCACCCGCAGATGAAGGGCCGCTCCCCCGTGTGCCACCGCAGGTGGGCCCGCAGGTGGGAGGTTTTGCCGTACACCTTCCCGCAGCCCGGGATGTGGCagatgtgctgcttttttttacCTGGATCCCCAGAGCTCCTAGAAGAGCGTGAGGACGGGAGTTAGAACAGCCCCGACGGCGTGGAGGAAGCTGAAGAACGCGCTTTGTTCGCCGGCGTTtcccccattcccatccccacccAACAAAAGGGTGACAGAGAGCCAGGTTCCATCCCTTGCCCATGAGATACATCCCAAAACGCAGCTCCGGCAGGGAAGCAGAGCccggcagcagcagctgccccgCACGCAGCCTTACCTCCCCTCGCTGTCCTTGCAGTAGGGACAGGTGCAGGCTTCCCTCCGCACCTTCCGGccctgctggggctgtgggtcTGGGCTGGTCTCCCCTTCCTCCACCGCTGCGCTGTCGTCGCCCAGGCCGTCCCCGCTGGCACCGTGCAGCCCCAGCTGGGCGCCGTGCTCCCCTGGAAGGCAGAGCAGGGTTTGGGATGGGAGTCCACGAGGAGGAAAAGGGGACTGAGAGGTGTCCCCGTGCCCACCCCAACACTGACAGCCTGACCGAGCCCCGGGATGTGATTAATCCCGGCTTCCTCCCTCAGCTTTCCATGGTTTTCCATCCCTGGGAATCCCACCTCCAGCCCCCAGCAAAGCCGGTGCTCCGTGCCCACCAATGGTGTCCAGatcacagctcagtgctgcacttCTCAGCAAAACCAGACCTCCAACGTCCCTCTCACCACCTGCCAACTATCTCAGCTATTTCTagtgcagaaaagcaaaaaaatgtaaACCCAGCAGCACCGGGCGGCTCCAAACAGTGTCAGCGATAAGGAAAGCATCAACACACCACCGAGGGGAGTCCTGCCCTCCCCAGCAAGGCCTGCTGCTGGCATTTCCTCATTCCCACATTCACACCTCCAACAGTCGGGGCcgttttctctctcctctccctgccgACAGCTCCAAAAACGACCTTTTCTGGTTCTCTTCCCCTAGAAgtccctttttcctctctgtttcgGGGCTCAGTGGACCAGCCTGCCCCCCTAAGCATCTCTGCTTTAATCCCAACCCAGGAGCAAATCGGTAGAACAGATGCGATGCCTGGTGCCAAAACCCCCCAAAAAGGCAGCAATAAATAACACAGCCCGGAACACCACCGACTGGCAGAGAAGTTAtcagctccagctcctgcttAATTACTGCAATTACAAAAAGAGATGCACATATAAAGTTGAAAAATCATCTGGCACTGCAGGTGGGACGCATTCCCCCCCCTTCCTGGAGGAGCAATTCCCAATTATGAGCCATGGGGAcggcagtgctgagctctcaAAGGCAGACAAACATAAACCATTCGTAACGGGGGGGTGAAGGGCGAGGAAGTTTTCAAGCCTATCAGTTTTCATTGCCGTTTTATTGCTCTGCAGCTTATGCTGTCATCTAATTGCTTCTCCAATAACCCCAGCTACACTTCACaagtgttttatttcccttccagctccGCTGCTTGATGGTTTTCATGCCGGAGAGCTGCGCCGGCAGGCTGAGTAATCTCTTTTCAGCAGCAATTAACATATGCTAATGGGGCTGATGGCAGATTTAGGGCTGGGACATTTCTACCGGATTGGGCCTCATCTTGTGGTGATCCCAGCCCCAAATTCACCTCTTCCTACCAACCTTCTGAGATAAGGAGGTTTGTAAGATGATGCCGAGGTGGGAAGAGAAACCTGGAcaggcagagaggaacctgatgaggttcagcacAGCCAAGTGTGGGGTCCTGCACGTGGGGAGGAGCAAAACACACATCAGTGCAGGtcaggggctgagctgctggagaggagctctgcagaaaggatCTGGGGGTCCTGGCAGCCAACAGGGCGACCGTGgcccagcagtgtgccctggtggccagGAAGGCCGACGGTTCCCTGGGAGGCACTGCAcagagggtggccagcagggttAAAAGGGACACTGTGTCACTGATTCGCTCCCCATCACACAGGACTCACCCCCAACTCTGCTCCCCACCGCCTGCAGAAGTACCTCCAGCAAAGCAGCAACGTTTGCTTTAAGAATCTGGCTTTCCGTGCTCTGGGAGCAGGCAGCACAGTGAGCACCTCAGGTGGGATCACTGCGGGTTCTGTCAGCCTGGAATGTTTACTGGCTGCAGTCTGGGAGCAATTCTGCAGCCTGGAAGGAGCTTCCAACCCCAGAGGGCAGAGGGAAAATGACGGAGATGCTGTGGGAGAGGTtctggctgtgctcagcagctctgtTACCAGCAGGTGTCAGTGGTGCCTCAGGAAGATGAAAAATCACCAAACAGAGACTGGGGCAGCTTCCACGGATGTGACACAGTGAACACATCAGCTCTTGGCTTCCTCCTCCTGCAAGACCAGCGTCCGGCAGGAGGAAGAGCTCCAGTCTCACCCTCTTCATCACACGAGGATGCTTAACGAGGCTCAAAACGAGCTGCTCTGCAGATTTCCACGGAAAGGGGAACAGaaagagcagaactgctgctgctgtggacGGAAGCAGAAGGGCTGCAATCAAGGAAACAAGCCCTGACTCActcagccactgctgctgtCGCTGCACGGAAGGATCCTCAGCAGGAGAGTGGAGCTCCATCCAGGTGTCACCCATCAGGTGAGGGCTGTGCCCACATCCTGCCCCCACAGCAGTGGGGCTGAGGGTTGGAGGATGGGCTGTCCAGAGCTGTGCACACCTCAGGCTGCTCCCCTCTGTCCCACGGCTGCAGCACACGACTTTCCTCTTTTTGCCATTTCCAAGAACTAGCAGAAGATCTTCGCAGCTTCCAATGAACCTTGGAGGGGCTGATGCCTGGGCTCCACGCAGAGACCCCCAAACCCTTCTGGCAGGGCTCCTCCATGCCGCAACCACGGGCTACAAAGGCTTTTTCCCCTAAAGGTGCTGCCCTGGTTGTACTCACGCCGCAACGGAGGGAGGCTGCTGGATGCAAACCAGGTcttgctgctcagtgctgggcacaAGGAGGGCAGCGAAATCTCTCCGAATTGCCACCAGGTTTGGAGATGCAGGCCAGGCCCTTTGGCAGCACCACTGCTGCACTCCCCACAACGTTCAGTAAATTCAGCACAAACCCTTCCCGGTGCCCCCCAGCTCTTACAACATATGTTTACAGGCTAAAAGCAGCACGGGAGGAACcgaggtggttttgtttttaagcttccTAAGCCGACAGCTTGCAGCTCCCAGATTAGAGATTTCCCTGCTGCGTCTGCGCCGTCCTGAGAGGGGGGGGCTGCAGCAAACAGGACGGGAAGACAAACGAAGCCCCCCCCCAGAAAATAcgctggggaggggaggatcCCACACGGGTACCTTGGAACTGCTTCAACCTTCCAACAGGCAAAAGCCCACGCAGCGCTTTGCAGGCTGCTGGCACGTCACACggaggggaaaaaacccaaGGCTTCCTTCTGGTAATCTGTGGCTCGCATCTAATTAAGGTATAAATAAATTACAGCAGGAGAAGACAGATCGTGTATGTGCACGCTTCATCCTTCACATCTCAGGCCGAGCCGAAGCCTCCAGAATATTGCAGCTTCAGAGGAGAACGTGGTGGAGAGAAACCAGCTGGATAGTTTACGTTTATTATCTGCACTAATATAGATCGCTTCTAAGACTAAAGCTTTTATGCTGCTGCCAAGTCCCTGGTCCACACTCAGGTCAACGGAGTCCTGAACAAACACACGGAGAGCAGAAACCGGGGGGATGCGCTGTGAGGGGATGGGCTGGGAGGTGGCACAGGGACCTCCTGGCCCTGCTCTGCCCGCTGCTCTGCCATTAAAAGCCCAAAGCTTTGGGCTCTGGGCTGGAGGCCGCACTGCAGACAAAGTGCTGCTTGTCTTCCAGCCGCTCAAAGCTCGGACCCGGCGGTTTTATTTAGCAAACTGAACCGAGGTGAGAAATGCTCTGCGGATGGGAGACggggctgctcagagccccggGTGACCTCCAGAGGGGACAGGAGCGACGTTCATTCCCgggaaggagctggaaagaaaCGGCTTCTTgtgcaaacagcagcactggcagccacagctgtgctgaggagaggaagaagggaaagaaatcgGCGCCGTGCAGCACGGAGCTTCAGCTTCCAGCAGAGCGCAGAGACAACAGGATGGCTTCAGGCACAAAACAAGGGCAGCAAAGCCCCAAACCCGACAGCACAGCGTGAGCCATGCACACAACACAGCACCAAACCTTCCCAGCGCCCAACAACGCTGCGCCTCGTCCCATTTCCTCCTCCTTGCCTTcattctttctctatttttggCAGCCTGAGAGCTCTGTCCGACCGCTGCTCTCCCAAATCACATCCCGGAGGATCACAGTGCGCTCACTGCACCAAGGAGCGCAGTGCGGGTCGCAACGCAGCCCCTCCGCTTTTATCTCATTTGATTTCCTCACTAATCTGCAAAATGAGTGGAAGCCATTGATGCCAATGAGCCAAGCTCTATCTCTGTAATAATTCTTCTGTGTTCTCTGAGTTACAGACAGGGGTGCAGGGAACACGCACTGCTCAGCTGCGTGCAGATTTGCAGTCAGGCTGCAGCACATTGAGTAACTGCCACTTCTTCTGCAGTTTAATGACTTGAAAAGCCACATTGTGAGCTCTGTGATCCCCTGCCATGGTTGGAAGTCTCCGTGCGTCACCATTAATCACACTTCCTTCGGAGAAGCACTAAATGTGCACTGAGCTGGCAGGTCTGCGCCCATCCGCCTCTGCCACCCGCAGTCATGCACAGGGACGTCACCTCCTGAGCTCACACTGTGACCCCCAGGCTGTGCCAGTTACTTTGGTCACACTGAAAACCATCCCTACACGTCTCCTCGGCCCTCTGCTCTCCATTGGGATTGCTGCAAGGCTGAGATCgtgcctgcagtgctggaaagctctgctgctgcaacaCCGACCCTGCGGCACAAACAGCTCCGACCGAACCACACCGGGCTGAGTGAAAGCCCTGCAGTGATGGGCAACGAGGGCCTGAGCACAGCCAGGAAGGCACAATGGGCAGAGAAAACCCCACACGTTCATGTACCCACAGATCCcaaagctgtgctgcactgctgccctcTGCAAGGAGGACTGGTAACATCTCAGACCCAGCGTCCAAAATGCAGCTCTgagctgtgcaggggaggggaaggcagcGCTGAGCTGGGTGGGGAAACTTCAGCACAATCACAGTGTGCTGCTATGCACACCCAACCAGTCCGacctgcactgctgcaaagcATCCCAGTGGCCtcgaggaggaggaggaggaggaagggcagaGCCGCCCGCAGTCCTCATGCTGTGCTTGCTGACAGCCGTGCTGGGAGGGCCCCACGTGCTGCCTTGCAGTCACACCACGCTTCACCCCGCAGAGCTGAAGGAGAGGGCAGCCAAGGAGCTGGGAGTATTTCGGGTCCGGCCCCGCGGAGTTCAGAGGAGGAAATTTCacaaagtaattattttctgcagtgatgTCATGGGTGGAGTGAAACAAACAATTACAGCGCGTGAAGGGGAGAGCCTGTCAGGGCCTGCTGGCCCGAGATCCATTCCAgatctcccctcccctccgcGGATGATGCCATGTGGATGTCTCATCAAGGCCACGCTACAAAGCTGcccttaaaaacagaaaatggagacAATCGGGGCTTTGTGCCGACGGCAGACGCAAAGTCAGGGCGCACAGCTGGGGATGTGCTCAGCACGCGGGGCCCAAAGGGCTCCTGGCTGCACCGAGGATCTGTGGGGCTCCAATCGATGCCTTGATTTGACCACGAGCCTTCATCCAAGCGAGGGTCGGAGCCTGGGGGGGGCCTGAAGGCCGCAGGGATGTGATAAGTGGGTCCAGGGTGGATTCAGGCAGTGTGGATGCGGCTGGGGAGTGCTCACCGTGCTGGGGTCGGTCCCTCCGTGTCCCCCAGCAGTGCAGGGATGAGGCTCCCCACGAGCCTTGGATCTTTGCCCACCAGTGTGGACGTTCTGGCATCCTCAGCATGACCAGCATACCACAAAGGCAGCGTGACTGGCCCAAAAAAGAGCCCTCGGTGCCACTCTCCATGTGTGTCCACAGCTGGGGGGCCTTTCCCAGGGCAGAAAAATGAGCGCTCAGCTGTCTGCCACAAAGCTGGTgggctccagcactgccccagcacagcctaCTGACCAGCAAACGCCAGAGCCAGGCAGTGCTCATCAACCAGGGCTGCACAGGGGCAGGGATGGATGTTTGTGGCTGAGCCAACACCAGAGCTGTGGGACACTGACGCCCCACTGCTCTCCTCGACAGATTGGTCAGAAGGCAGAAGCGAAACCACAGCATCACAAACTTCTCCAGAGccctgctgggcacagccatCACATCGCAGGGACACAGAACGTCCCCTCCTGGCACTGCAGTGACAATCAGTGACCACACTGAGCACAGGCAGCCGAGTGCTGAAACATCAGGAGCCCCCAAAACCTTATTTCTTCACCCCAGAGCTCCCTGTGCTCTGGGGAACGGTGGCACTGAGACACTGTGCAGGATTTGGGTAGAGGCTGAGCCGGTCCAGGGCCTGTTTGCCTGCATGCCACCCCATCACAGCCACAGagctcacctctgtgctgctaATTGGCAGCCATCAGCTAATTAATACAATCATGGCCTGAACTACAGCTGCGCAGCGCACTGGGAGCTGTGCTTTGATTTTAAAACCCTTTttaggctgttttttttttgcaggaatctctcctctctctgctctgggctgcacaCGACAGACGGACCCACAGCCAcgtgggagcagcagcagcagggcagaaacCCTCCAGGACCTCACGCAGGCGGGTCGGCGCTGCTCAGCACCGAGCCCTGCGGCCTCAGGTCCCCACAAACCCTTTGAAACCCGAAGCCTGCCCCGTTTATCAACTTCACAACATCAAAGCATCGCCTCCATGTCGCATCCTCCCGGCTCCGAGGCAGCAAATGCGACAGGGCGTGCAAAGAGGCTGCAAAACGCGCTGCacagttgggaaaaaaaaaggaacaagaaggGGAGGAGGTGGCGGAGGGGAGCGTGGGGGTGGGTGGGGAGCGTGGGGGGTGGTCTCGGGGAGCGGTCCTCCCTCTGGAGGGGCAGAGCCAAGCAACAGACAGGAACCAGGATTCCCCCATGCGTTGGTGGTGGTTTTCCAACACTGCACGCACGCAGCATGACGCCACNNNNNNNNNNNNNNNNNNNNNNNNNNNNNNNNNNNNNNNNNNNNNNNNNNNNNNNNNNNNNNNNNNNNNNNNNNNNNNNNNNNNNNNNNNNNNNNNNNNNNNNNNNNNNNNNNNNNNNNNNNNNNNNNNNNNNNNNNNNNNNNNNNNNNNNNNNNNNNNNNNNNNNNNNNNNNNNNNNNNNNNNNNNNNNNNNNNNNNNNNNNNNNNNNNNNNNNNNNNNNNNNNNNNNNNNNNNNNNNNNNNNNNNNNNNNNNNNNNNNNNNNNNNNNNNNNNNNNNNNNNNNNNNNNNNNNNNNNNNNNNNNNNNNNNNNNNNNNNNNNNNNNNNNNNNNNNNNNNNNNNNNNNNNNNNNNNNNNNNNNNNNNNNNNNNNNNNNNNNNNNNNNNNNNNNNNNNNNNNNNNNNNNNNNNNNNNNNNNNNNNNNNNNNNNNNNNNNNNNNNNNNNNNNNNNNNNNNNNNNNNNNNNNNNNNNNNNNNNNNNNNNNNNNNNNNNNNNNNNNNNNNNNNNNNNNNNNNNNNNNNNNNNNNNNNNNNNNNNNNNNNNNNNNNNNNNNNNNNNNNNNNNNNNNNNNNNNNNNNNNNNNNNNNNNNNNNNNNNNNNNNNNNNNNNNNNNNNNNNNNNNNNNNNNNNNNNNNNNNNNNNNNNNNNNNNNNNNNNNNNNNNNNNNNNNNNNNNNNNNNNNNNNNNNNNNNNNNNNNNNNNNNNNNNNNNNNNNNNNNNNNNNNNNNNNNNNNNNNNNNNNNNNNNNNNNNNNNNNNNNNNNNNNNNNNNNNNNNNNNNNNNNNNNNNNNNNNNNNNNNNNNNNNNNNNNNNNNNNNNNNNNNNNNNNNNNNNNNNNNNNNNNNNNNNNNNNNNNNNNNNNNNNNNNNNNNNNNNNNNNNNNNNNNNNNNNNNNNNNNNNNNNNNNNNNNNNNNNNNNNNNNNNNNNNNNNNNNNNNNNNNNNNNNNNNNNNNNNNNNNNNNNNNNNNNNNNNNNNNNNNNNNNNNNNNNNNNNNNNNNNNNNNNNNNNNNNNNNNNNNNNNNNNNNNNNNNNNNNNNNNNNNNNNNNNNNNNNNNNNNNNNNNNNNNNNNNNNNNNNNNNNNNNNNNNNNNNNNNNNNNNNNNNNNNNNNNNNNNNNNNNNNNNNNNNNNNNNNNNNNNNNNNNNNNNNNNNNNNNNNNNNNNNNNNNNNNNNNNNNNNNNNNNNNNNNNNNNNNNNNNNNNNNNNNNNNNNNNNNNNNNNNNNNNNNNNNNNNNNNNNNNNNNNNNNNNNNNNNNNNNNNNNNNNNNCAGCATTTGTGCTTCACCCTCAGCCAATTGCTCAGCCTTGCTCAGTGCCCCCCACCTCTCCTCCCTGTGCTCCATTCGCATCTGCTCAGCCAGCAGATAGCTCACCAGAGCCAGAACTCCCCAAAGCTGCTTTCGGTGTCACTTGGCCACCAGCAGAGGCTCACTGTTCCTCTCCAGGGCTGGCATGAGCACCAGGCTGCTTGCCAGCTGGATCCCACATCGACTACCCCCGGATCTGGCTCCAGCTCGGTGCCACCAACACATTGCCGGGCCCAGGCACCACAGTTTCACCTTTGACTTCCTCCACCTGGCTCAGGGAGGGGACCAAGCCCATCCCACTTACCGGTAGCGTTGGCGATGGCCAGCGGCAGCCCCGGCAGCTGGTGCACTTGGATCCCAGACGCTCCCAAGGCACTGAGGTTAATAGTCTGGAGGCCTGGCATAGAGGAGAGCTGGGCGGCGTTGACCGTCACCGTGCCGCTGGGGAGGGAGGCGATGGGGGTGAGCgtggtgctggtgctgcccGTCTGTCCCAGTGACACTCCTTGCATGGGGGCCAAGGTGATTGTCTGCGCCTGGGGGTTCTGCACCTGCAGGTTCTGGAGCTGAATGGTCTGCCAGCTCACCTGCCCGTTCGGCCCCACTGTGGGTGTTCGGATGATGATGGGCCCGGAGTTGGgcacagcctggagctggaggtTCTGCAAGGCATCCTGTGAGATGGCTTGAGTGGCAAAGGTCTGGCCGGAGAGCGGGGCGGTCTGCAGGGCTTGGATCGTTTGCCCCCCTTGGACTAACTGAGGCTGGATCaggatctgctgctgctgcgaCTGCTGGCTCTGATCCCCCTCTTTCTGCTGCCCCGGCTGCAAAGCCACCCCAGAGACCTGGCTCTGCAGGGAGTCCGTGCTGGGGGCCCTTTGGGGCGTCTGCACTTGGACATTTGTCCCCACTGTGGAACTGCTGGAAAAATTCATGATGCCCATGTTACTGGTGGTAGTGGTGGTGGAATAGCTGTTGGCGTTGGTAAAAAAAGAGCCGGAACTGGCGTGGGACGTGGCAATGTTGGACGAGCTGATGGCAGCACCTGAGGTggtgggctgggagctgctgtccGGGGAACCAGAGCCGCTCAGGGTGACGGTCTGAGAGGTGGGGGCCAGGCTGGCGGCCACGCTGTTGACGGGCAGCAAGGTGATGTTGCCATTGAGAGCCACGGGGACGTTGGCCACGTACTGGGTTTGCCCTGAGAGGGTGTTGTTGGCCAAGCCCACCCCCTGGATGGGGACGGCCTGCTGCAGCAGGTTGGGCATGGCGATGAGGTTGCCCGTCCCCGCTCGGCTCGTGATGATCTGCTGGTTCGTGCCGGGGATGATCTGGAGCTGCCCAGAGGCATCCTGCTGCACGTTGACTTGGGTGGGGGTGGTGGCaaactggagctgctgcccatcAATGGTCTGGAACTGGGGAATGACTTGGTATTGGATGTTGGGGATGACGCCCGGCAGGCCCGTGAGCACCTGCTGGTTCTGCAGGTTGGAGGCAGCCGTGACCACGTACGGCCCCGTGCTCACAGGGCGGCTTTTGGAGGGATCTCCGTTGCTGCCGTTGCTGCCCTGCTCCTTGGAGGGCGTCGGCGTGGTGGAGCCAGTGGAAATGATCTGCCAGCCGTTGGCCGACTGCGCGATCTGGGCAGCGGCGGCCGTCAGGTCCAACTCACCGCTGCCGCCTTGCTGGCCCTGGGAGCTGTTGGAATTCTCGTTGGGAGACTCAATCCTGCTGCAggtggcagccagcagagccagcgGGGACGGCTGCGACTCCtgagaggggagaggaggagttAA is drawn from Meleagris gallopavo isolate NT-WF06-2002-E0010 breed Aviagen turkey brand Nicholas breeding stock unplaced genomic scaffold, Turkey_5.1 ChrUn_random_7180001930283, whole genome shotgun sequence and contains these coding sequences:
- the SP1 gene encoding transcription factor Sp1, whose protein sequence is IFGLPTGPPPSPLTPPLPSQESQPSPLALLAATCSRIESPNENSNSSQGQQGGSGELDLTAAAAQIAQSANGWQIISTGSTTPTPSKEQGSNGSNGDPSKSRPVSTGPYVVTAASNLQNQQVLTGLPGVIPNIQYQVIPQFQTIDGQQLQFATTPTQVNVQQDASGQLQIIPGTNQQIITSRAGTGNLIAMPNLLQQAVPIQGVGLANNTLSGQTQYVANVPVALNGNITLLPVNSVAASLAPTSQTVTLSGSGSPDSSSQPTTSGAAISSSNIATSHASSGSFFTNANSYSTTTTTSNMGIMNFSSSSTVGTNVQVQTPQRAPSTDSLQSQVSGVALQPGQQKEGDQSQQSQQQQILIQPQLVQGGQTIQALQTAPLSGQTFATQAISQDALQNLQLQAVPNSGPIIIRTPTVGPNGQVSWQTIQLQNLQVQNPQAQTITLAPMQGVSLGQTGSTSTTLTPIASLPSGTVTVNAAQLSSMPGLQTINLSALGASGIQVHQLPGLPLAIANATGEHGAQLGLHGASGDGLGDDSAAVEEGETSPDPQPQQGRKVRREACTCPYCKDSEGRSSGDPGKKKQHICHIPGCGKVYGKTSHLRAHLRWHTGERPFICGWMLCGKRFTRSDELQRHKRTHTGEKKFACPECPKRFMRSDHLSKHIKTHQNKKGGAANSVAMNVSAVPMDTGAPSEGSGGPTPSALIATNMVAMEAICPDGIARLAGSGINVMQVADLQSINISGNGF